In Mercurialis annua linkage group LG5, ddMerAnnu1.2, whole genome shotgun sequence, a single genomic region encodes these proteins:
- the LOC126683448 gene encoding UDP-glycosyltransferase 73C5-like — MHSEPQVHHQPNAPICLHTLLHHRKTIILSLYIIVNYYSNVQYLKLGEWQLMENLESKQVHFVLFPFMAQGHMIPMMDIAKLLAKRGVVITVITTPVNAARFKSSLARAQESGLAIRIVELQFPCEESGLPKGCENVDLLPSSGTKSIYFFTATGRMQEQVEVLFEELTPRPSCIISDMCLPYTLQIASKFNIPRISFHGTASFFLLCLHCVRINRDIIGSITSDSDRFTLPGFPDQIEFTKHQLPLSDKRSKEFFDQVIAADLASYGVIINSFEELEPEYYKEYKNTRGGKAWSVGPVSLCNKEILDKAQRGNDSSISEHKCLSWLDEQEPKSVVYVCLGSLCNLPTEQMIELGLGLEESNRPFLWVIRQNDKSKELENWISETGFDQRIKKNNNRNGFLIHGFAPQVLILSHPAIGGFLTHCGWNSTLEGLASGVPMITWPLFGDQFCNEKVVVEVAKTGVRVGVECPVIWGEEDKYGVVVKKEEVKKAMENLMDEEDDEARARRERAEEIASMARAAVEEGGSSYLNIGLLIEDIMQLPHSYCK, encoded by the exons ATGCATTCTGAACCACAAGTACATCACCAGCCTAATGCTCCAATTTGCTTACATACACTCTTACATCACCgtaaaacaataatattatcattatatatCATCGTTAATTATTATTCCAATGTACAATATCTGAAACTTGGAGAGTGGCAATTAATGGAGAATTTGGAGAGCAAGCAGGTTCATTTTGTTCTGTTTCCTTTCATGGCGCAAGGCCATATGATTCCGATGATGGACATCGCGAAACTACTGGCCAAGCGCGGTGTAGTTATTACCGTTATAACTACGCCTGTAAACGCTGCTCGATTCAAATCCAGTCTAGCACGGGCTCAGGAATCTGGACTCGCTATCCGAATAGTTGAGCTTCAGTTTCCATGTGAAGAATCAGGATTGCCAAAAGGGTGTGAAAATGTCGACTTGTTACCTTCTTCGGGCACGAAATCCATTTATTTCTTCACTGCAACAG GTAGGATGCAAGAGCAAGTGGAAGTTTTATTTGAGGAGCTAACGCCGCGGCCAAGTTGCATAATTTCAGATATGTGTTTGCCATATACATTACAAATTGCTTCTAAGTTTAACATTCCAAGGATTAGTTTCCATGGCACagcttctttttttcttctgtgCCTTCACTGCGTTCGCATTAATCGTGATATCATCGGAAGCATCACTTCCGATTCCGATCGCTTTACGTTGCCTGGATTTCCTGATCAAATCGAATTCACTAAACATCAGTTACCTCTATCGGATAAAAGATCGAAAGAATTTTTCGATCAAGTAATAGCAGCGGATTTAGCCTCTTACGGCGTGATTATCAATAGTTTCGAGGAGCTAGAACCCGAATACTACAAAGAATATAAGAACACTCGCGGAGGAAAAGCATGGTCTGTCGGTCCTGTTTCGCTCTGCAATAAGGAGATCTTGGATAAAGCACAGAGAGGTAATGACTCTTCGATTTCGGAGCACAAATGTCTCAGCTGGCTCGACGAGCAGGAACCGAAATCTGTAGTGTATGTTTGTTTGGGATCACTCTGTAATCTTCCGACAGAGCAGATGATAGAATTAGGGTTAGGCCTGGAAGAGTCAAACAGGCCGTTTCTTTGGGTTATAAGACAAAATGACAAATCAAAAGAACTCGAGAATTGGATTTCAGAAACCGGATTCGACCAGCGAATCAAGAAGAATAATAACAGAAATGGATTCCTGATTCATGGTTTCGCTCCACAAGTTCTGATACTATCTCATCCAGCAATCGGAGGATTCTTGACACACTGCGGTTGGAACTCTACGCTCGAAGGCCTGGCGTCCGGCGTGCCGATGATCACGTGGCCGCTCTTCGGAGACCAGTTCTGCAATGAAAAGGTGGTAGTAGAAGTGGCGAAAACTGGAGTGAGAGTTGGGGTGGAGTGTCCGGTGATATGGGGAGAAGAAGATAAGTATGGAGTGGTGGTAAAGAAAGAAGAAGTGAAGAAGGCAATGGAGAATCTGAtggatgaagaagatgatgaggcACGAGCAAGAAGAGAAAGAGCCGAAGAAATTGCAAGTATGGCTAGAGCAGCGGTAGAAGAAGGAGGCTCTTCTTACCTCAACATAGGATTGCTAATTGAAGATATTATGCAACTACCACATTCATATTGTAAATAa